A window of Gammaproteobacteria bacterium genomic DNA:
AACGGGTACCGATCTGCTCCAGGCAGTAGACGATGAGGTCGGCGGCTTCTGGGAAGGTGCTCGGTGCTGCGTCGGGATAACTCTTTTGTATATCGAAGAACTTCGTCATGAAAGTTCATCCATATTGTTATCAGGCGGATAGCCTGCTTCCCAAAGAATGTGGATCAGACATTAATTGTTCAGTTCTGAAATTGCAAGAAAATTACAGGGAATCAATCTAATTGCGAGCGCGTTCGCGCCAATATTTTGTCTTTTAGGGGGGCGATGGATAACCGTACAGGTCATGCTGGTCGGAGTCCGTGATCGCGACGCGGATCATTTCACCCGGCTGGATGGCTGCGGCCCGCTCGATGTGCACGACGCCATCGATCTCGGGCGCGTCGGCGTAGCTGCGCGCCCGCGCGCCATCCGGTCCGGCCTCATCGATCAGCACTGACATATGTTGTCCGATACGGCGCCGGAGTTTCTCCGCGCTGATGCTCGCCTGGGTCTCCATGAAACGTTCCATGCGATCCTGCTTGATTTTCTCGGGCACGGGTTTGGAGAGCGCGTTGGCGACGGCGCCTTCCACCGGGGAGTAGGTGAAACAGCCTACGCGATCGAGCTGGGCCTCGCGCAGGAAGTCGAGCAGCATTTCGAAATCCTGTTCGGTCTCGCCAGGAAAACCGACGATGAAGGTGCTCCGGATGGCGATGTCGGGGCAGATTGAGCGCCAGTGGCGCAGGCGCAGCAGCACGTCTTCGCCACCGGCGGGACGCTTCATCGCCTTCAGTATGCGCGGGCTCGCGTGCTGGAACGGTATGTCGAGATAGGGCAGCAGCTTGCCGTCCGCCATCAGCGGGATCACTTCGTCGACGTGGGGATACGGATACACGTAATGCAGCCGCACCCACACGCCGAGCTCGCCCAGGCTGCGTGCCAGCTCGGCGAAGCGGGTCCTGAGCGGCCGTCCGCCCCAGAATCCGGTCCGATAGCGGAGATCCACCCCGTAGGCGCTGGTATCCTGCGCGATCACCAGCAGCTCCTTGACGCCTGCCTTGACCAGATTTTCCGCCTCCTGCATCACCTCGCCGATCGGCCGGCTGACGAGGTCGCCGCGCATGGACGGGATGATGCAGAAGGTGCAGCGGTGGTTGCAGCCTTCGGAGATTTTCAGATAGGCGTAGTGGCGCGGCGTCAGCCGGAGCCCCTGCGGCGGGACCAGGTCGGTGCGCGGATCGTGCCGCGGCGGCAGATGCTCGTGAACCGCCTGCATCACCTCGTCGAGCGCATGCGGCCCGGTGACCGCGAGCACCTGCGGATGCACGTTACGGATGGTGTCCTCGCGCGCGCCGAGGCAGCCGGTGACGATGACCTTGCCATTTTCGGCCAGCGCCTCGCCGATGGCGTCGAGCGATTCCTCGACGGCGCTGTCGATGAACCCGCAGGTATTGACCACGACGAGGTCGGCTGCCGCATAGCTGGGGGCAACGACGTAGCCTTCGGCGCGGAGCTGGGTCAGGATGCGCTCGGAGTCGACCGTGGCCTTGGGACAACCGAGGCTGACGAAGCCTACGCGGGGGATCTTTCGTGTCATGGCGGCTGTGCGGGGAAGGAATCCTGTTGCGCGCCGGCCGGACATGGCCGCGGCGGCGTGCAGTATAGCACGTGCGGTCGGTTCAGCGCGGGCGGGGCCGGGTTCTGTCCGCGCCCGGCCGCCTGCTATGATACCGCAGCCACAGCCCGGAATGACGAGCCGGCCGGTCCACCATGATCCCATTGCGAGACGATAATCCGACCACCATCCGGCCCATCGTGACCGTCGGCCTGATCGCCGCCTGCGGCATGGTGTTCCTGTGGCAGTTCTCCCTCGGGCCGGCCGGGTTTGAGCGCACTGTATTCGGCCTGGGCCTGATCCCCGCCGTGTTCTACGGCAACGCGAGCCTGCCGTCCGGGCTCGAGCTGGTCCCGCCCGGCCTGACGCTGTTCACTTCCATGTTCCTGCACGGCGGCTGGATGCACCTCATCGGCAACATGCTGTACCTGTGGATCTTCGGCAACAACATCGAGGACGCCATGGGTCACACGCGCTTCATCGTGTTCTATCTGGCATGCGGCGTCGCAGCCGCGCTTGCCCAGGCAACTTTCGAATCGACCGCACAGATCCCGATGGTGGGTGCGAGCGGGGCGATCTCCGGCGTGCTCGGCGCCTATCTGCTGCTGTATCCGCGCGCACGCGTACAGGTGCTGGTCCCGTTCGGCATTATCATGCACATGATGTCGCTGCCGGCGCTGCTGGTGCTGGGTTTCTGGTTCGTGCTGCAGCTGATCAATTCCGCGGCGGCGACGGCCGGGGAGGGCGGGACGGCATGGTTCGCCCACCTCGGCGGATTCGTCGCCGGAATGGTGCTGATCCCATTTTTCAAGCACCGGCGCGTGCGCTTCTTCAATCCCGCGCGCCACTGACCGGGATCAGACGGGGACAGACTTGAGTCTGTCCCCGTTCACGCCTGATCCGGCCTAGTCGCGTTCAATCTTGACGATCACCTGGGATGGATCTTCATCGCGTCGGTAATAGGGCGGACGCTCGAGCATCTGCGTGTAGGCGCGGTCGCGGTCAGCCTCGCTGTCGAACCAGCGGAAGGACTCCCAGTTGCTGCCGAGCAGATGGGCGGCGGACAGGGTGTCGCCCGGGGGGAGCGTGATCTTGATGCCGTATTGTTTCATGATCCTCAATCCGTGTTTACGCAGCGTAATAATCCGACGATTCTGTCAGCGCGGTCCGCAATTGTAAATCGGTGACCGCACCTTCAGGTGCGTCGTCCGATCAAAGCTCCGTGCCCGCGTCATCGCCGCCGCGCGGCGGGTGCAGATGCAGCGCCGCTTTGGCAAGCAGGTGGGCGCTGACCGGCGCGGTGATGAACAGGAAAAACATGATCAGCAGTTCGTGCAGGCTCAGGCCGTCGCCGCGCAGGCTGAAATAGACCGACGAGGCGACCAGCGTTGCGCCCACCCCGAGGGTGGTGGCCTTGGTCGGCCCGTGCAGGCGGCTGAAAAAGTCGGGCAACCGCGCAAGCCCGATCGATCCGATGAGGGCGAAACTCGCCCCTACGACGATAAAGAAACCGATCAATGCTTCGCTCCACATGGTCGTGTCTCCCCTATTCGATGATGTCGCCGCGCAGCAGGTATTTGCAGATGGCCGCGGTACCGACGAAACCCATCATGGCGATGAGCAGGGCGGCCTCAAAATACAGGTTGTCGTCCAGATGGATGCCGAGGACCATGAGCAGGGCAATGGTGTTGATGTACATGGTGTCGAGGGCTAGCGCTCGATCCGGCAGCGTGGGCCCGCGCACGGCACGCCACAGGTTGAGCAGCAAGGCCAACCCCAGCATACTGTAGGCGAGATAGATGGCAGCCGTCAGCACGGGAAGATCTCCTGCAGGGGCCGTTCGTAGCGCTGCTTGATCTCGGTAATCAGTGCCTCCCGGTCCGTCACGTTGAGGGCGTGGATCAGCAGCATGCGGCGGTCCGCGCTCACGTCGGCGGAGACCGTACCCGGTGTCAGCGAAATCAGGCTGGCAAACACCGTAATCGCGAATTCGTTACGCAGTTCGAGCGGGTAGTGCACGAAGCCTGGTGCAAGGTCCCGTGGGGGACGGAGGATGGTCCCGGCGACGATGAAGTTGGCGACGACGATGTCGCGCAGCAGGCGCGCGCCAAGCAACAGGATCCTGTCCGGCCGTGCGAGACGCGGCCGCTCGGGCCAGAAACGGTTGCTGAACAGCGGGATGAGTACACCGAGGATGCCGCCCAGCAGCAGGTTGCCGATACCGGCGTCATTGGCGAGAAGCAGCCAGATTACCAGCAGCGTCGCACTCAACAACGGATGGGGCAGCAGGCGGCGCATCATGGCACTACCTCGAGCGATTCATGTTCCATGAGCGGCGGGGCTGGATTGCCCAGTACGGCGTCGATGTATCCCTGCGGCAGCAGCATCTGGTCGGCAGTCGCCGTTGCATACTCCTGCACCGGGTGGGCGAACAGCATCAGCAGGGGGCTGGCCGCCAGCGGCAGCATGGCCATGGCGAGCGGAAGCACCGGCAGCGTCAGCGCCGGACGTCCGGCGCTCTTCCAGAACAGCACGCTTCCGGCGCGGCCGAGCGCGACGATGCCGAGCAGACTACCGCCGAGCAGGGTGCCCCACAGCCAGGGCATGCTGCGGTGCTCCAGGGCCGCCTCCAGTATCAGCAGCTTGCCAAGGAAACCGCTCAGCGGGGGCATGCCCGCCACGGCGATGGCGGCGAGGAAAAACACCGCGCCCGTCAGCGCCGGTCGGCCGACGGCGGTACCGGGCACCAATGCATCCGCGCCCATGCCTCGCTGGCGCGCGATTACATCGGCGAGGAGGTACAGGCACACCGTAATCATGGTGGTGTGCAGCAGATAATACAGCGCCGCGCTGATGCCGGCTGCGCTGAACAGTCCGACCCCGGCCAGAAGCGTGCCCACCGAGACTATGATCAGATAGGATACGAGCAGGCGCAGGCGGTTGGCGGCGAGCACGCCGATCGCCCCCATCGCAACGGTAAGCACCGCCAGCGGCAGCAGCCAGGGCTCGGCAACGCCTGCGGCCGCTCCGGCCCCGGCGCCAAAGATCAGGGTGAAGATGCGCAGTATGGCGTAGACGCCGACCTTGGTCATTATGGCGAACAGCGCCGCCACCGGCGCCGCCGCGGCGCTGTAGGCAGCGGGTAGCCAGAAATAGAGCGGCAGCAGCGCGGCCTTGAGCATGAACACCACCAGCAACAACAGGGCGCCGCCCCGCAGCAGGCTTGCGTTGGCCGGGTCTGGCTGCGCCGCCTGGCGCGCAAGATCCGCCATGTTCAGCGTGCCGGTGACTCCGTAGATTATCCCCACGGCAATGAGAAACAGGGCTGAACCTGCCAGATTCAGCACGACATAGTGCAAGGTCGCGCGGGTGCGCGCCGCTCCGGCGCCTTCGCCCTGCAGCAGCAGGCCGTACGACGCGATGAGCAGGATCTCGAAGAATACGAAGAGGTTGAACAGGTCGCCGGTCAGGAAGGCGCCATTGAGCCCGAGGATCTGAAACTGGAACAGAATATGGAAATAAGGATTGGCGCGCAGCTCGCCGCTCAGGGCATACAACAGGCTGCACAGCCCCACCACCGACGTCAGGACCAGCATGAGCGCGCTGAGCCGGTCCGCCACCAGTACGATACCGAACGGCGCCGGCCAGCCGCCCAGTGCGTAGACGCGGTAGTGGTCCGCTCCGGCGTCCAGCAGCATCCACAGCGTGACCGGGAGCAGCAGCAAGCAGCCGGTCAGGTTCATGATGCGGGCCAGCGCCTCGCGGCGGCGCACGAAGAGCAGCGACAGCGCGCCGCACAGCAGCGGCAGCACGATCGGGGCGATGACAAGATGATTCACCGGTCAGACTCTCCGCCGTCCACGTGATCCGAACCCAGTTCTACCCGCGCGCGCAGTGCCAGGATGACCAGAAAGGCCGTCATGCCGAAACCGATCACGATTGCGGTCAATACCAGCGCCTGGGGCAGCGGATCGGTATAGCCGGCGGCGTCTGCCGAGATCACCGGCGGTTGCCCTGTGACCAGACCGCCGGAGGCGAACAGAAAGAGATTGACCGCATAGGAGAGCAGGGTCAGTCCCAGCACGACCGGATAGGTGCGCGCGCGCAGCAGCAGATACACCCCGCAAGCAGTGAGGACGCCGACCGCGGTGGCGAACAGGGCCTCCATCACTCGCGCGCCTCGCTGCCAGGTGATTCCGCCGTGCCTCGGGGCGCGGTGATCTCGCCCAGTCGTGCAAGGATGAGCATCACCGTGCCGACGACCGCGAGGTACACCCCGATATCGAACGACAGGGCGGATGCGAGCGCCACCTCGCCGATCAGCGGCAGGTGCAGGTGCGCGAAGGCAGAGGTCAGGAATGGCCGGTCGAACATCCAGCTGGCCAGTCCGGTGCCCGTGCTGATGAGGATGCCGGTGGCGATCAGCGGGTAATAATCCAGCAGAAGGCGTTCGCGCGTCCAGGCAATGCCGTTGGCGAGATACTGCAGGATCAGCGCTACCCCGGTGACGAGGCCGGCGATGAAGCCGCCGCCCGGCAGGTTGTGGCCGCGCAGGAACAGATACAGCGAGACGAGCAGTGCGAGCGGCAGCAGCGGGCGCGACAGCGTCGCCATGATGAGCGGATAGCGGTCAGGCGACCAGGCGCGGCCGTCCGGGTCGCGCGCGGGCAGGTGTGGCCGCAGTCCGTGCAGCAGGGTGAAGATACCGACAGCCGCAATCGCCAGTACGGTGATTTCACCTAGGGTGTCGAAGCCGCGGAAATCGACCAGGATCACGTTCACCACGTTGCTGCCGCCGCCGCCCGGCACGGACTGTTGCAGGTAATAGGTCGAGATGCTGTCGTGTTCGCGGGTCAGGAGCTGCCAGCAGGCAAAGCCGACGCCGCCGCCGGCGAGAGTCGCCAGCGCGAGGTCGCGCAGCCGGTGCGCTGCGCCGGTGCCGGTAGGAGCGTGGCGCGGTATGAAGAATAGCGCCAGCAGAAGCAGGATGATGCTGACCACCTCCACTGACAGTTGGGTCAGCGCGAGGTCCGGGGCGGAGAAGCGGGCAAAGGTGAGCGCGACGATCAGGCCCGCCACGCTGAGCAGGATCAGCGCCAGCAGCCGCTGGCGATGCCACGCCGCCGTGCCGATCGCGGCCGCGGCGAGGATCAGGCCGGCGACGAGGCTGATGCCGTCGATGGGTGTGGCGGCGGACGCGCCAAACGCTGGGGCGCCGTCGGCAAGATACGGCGCGACACCGAGTATGACGGCGGAGGCGATGAACAAGGTCAGATAGCGCTGCAAGGAACCGTTCTCCAATGCTCGCGTACTGCGCGTCGCACCGCCCATGACGGCGGCCAGCAGCAACTCGTAGTTGCGTTTTGCGCTCACCGCCGGCAGCCGGTCGTGCAGCGCGTAGATGCGCCGGCGCAGCGCATAGATCAAACCGCCACCCGCGAGAGCTGCCAGGCTCATGAGGAACGGGCCGGTGAAGCCGTGCCAGATGGCGAGGTCGTAATCCGGCACTTCCCGCTGCAGTACGCTGGCGGTGGCGAGGTCCAGCAGCGGCACTACCGTGATGACTGGCAGGATGCCCACCAGCAGGCACAGCGCCACCAGCACCTCGACCGGGATTTTCATGTACCGCGGCGGCTCGTGCGGTGTGCGCGGAAGATCCACCGGCTCGCCGTTGAAAAATACATCGTGGATGAAACGGATCGAGTACGCGACGGCGAAGATTCCCGCCAGTACCGCGCCCGCGGGCAGGATCCAGTACAGGGAACCGAGTAATTCCTGGTTCAGCGTCTCGGCAAAGAACATCTCCTTGCTCAGGAACCCGTTGAAAAGCGGCACGCCTGCCATGGAGGCGGCTGCCACCATGGCGAGCGTGGCGGTGTGCGGCATGTAGTTCCACAGGCCGTTGATGCGCCTCATGTCGCGCGTGCCGCATTCATGGTCAATGATGCCGGCGGCCATGAACAGCGAGGCCTTGAAGGTGGCATGGTTGATGATGTGGAAAACGCCGGCCACCGCGCCGAGGTCGGTGCCCAGTCCGAACAGCAGCGTGATCAGGCCCAGATGGCTGATGGTGGAGTAGGCGAGCAGACCCTTGAGATCATGCTGGAACAGCGCGGTGTAAGCGCCGAAGAGCAGTGTCAGCAACCCCGCGCCGCCGACCAGGTAAAACCAGAGATCGGTGCCGGACAGGGCCGGATACAGGCGCGCGATCAGATAGATGCCGGCCTTGACCATGGTGGCCGAATGCAGGTACGCGCTCACCGGGGTGGGCGCGGCCATGGCATGGGGCAGCCAGAAGTGCAGCGGAAACTGCGCGGATTTGGTGAATGCGCCGAGGAGGATGAGCGCGAGCGCGGGTGCGTACAACGGATGCGCGCGGATCATCTCGCCGGAGGCGATGACGACGGACAGCTCATAGCTGCCTGTCATGTGACCCAGCAGCAGGATGCCCGCGAGCAGGGCCAGTCCGCCGCCGCCGGTGACGGCGAGGGACATGCGGGCGCCCTCCCGTGCTGCGGCCTGGTGGCGCCAGTAACCGATCAGCAGGAAGGAACTCAGGCTGGTCAATTCCCAGAAGATCAGCAGCAGGATCAGGTTGTCTGACAGCACGACGCCCAGCATGCTGCCCATGAACAGCAGCATATAGCCGTAGAAGCGCCCCATGGGGTCGCGCGACGAGAGATAATAGCGCGCATACATGATGACCAGCAGGCCGATGCCCAGTATCAGCAGCACGAACAGCAGGCTGAGCCCGTCAAGGCGCAACGACAGGTTGAGGCCGAGCGCCGGCAGCCAGGGCAGGGTGACGGTGCTCGTCTGCCCGGCGAACACCGCGGGCATCGAGGCCGCCGCCGCGGCGAGCGCTAGCGCCGTCACGGCCGCCGCCGCCCATGCGGAGGCATTGCGTCCGTAACGTATGCACAAGCCTGGCAGGCCCGCGCCGAGGAAGGGCATGAGTATGATCAGAAGCAGGTTCATGCTGGTCGCGTCAGTCGAGACTTCCATGCCGCGGCATCCGGGCGCGTCCCCCGCTGGCCTCGGGCGACCCGTCGCGATATCCGGCGGGAACATACAGTGTGCAATGTTAACACGGATGCCTGTTCACTGAATTACCCGAATATCCGTGCGCTCAGCGCGTATTCCGCGCTGCATGGGCATCAGGATCCTGCGCCCATGCGCGCGCAACCAAGCGGTCTCTGTCTCAATGCACTGCATTGCCGGAAGCATCCGTAAGCGGCATAGTATTCGCGCGCATTGCAGGGCGGAGGAAGTAAATCATGAAGGTAGTGGTCATGACGGCGGAGGGAGGACCCGAGGTTCTGGAGTGCCGCGAAATCCCCGATCCGGAGATTGGAGTCGCGACCCAGCTCAAGGTGCGCCTGCGCGCGGCCGGGGTGAATCCGGTCGATGCGAAGATGCGCCGGCGCGGGCTGTATTTCCCCGGCGCCTTGCCGGCGGTGCTCGGCTGCGACGGCGCCGGCATCGTCGTCGAGACCGGCGCGGCGGTGACCCGCTTCAAACCGGGTGACGAGGTCTGGTTTTGCGACGGCGGCGCCGGCGGCGATCCCGGGTGCTACGCCGAGTACAAGGTCCTGGACCAGGGCGTCGCACGCCTGAAACCGGCTGCGTTGAATTTCAACGAGGCCGCCGCGGCGCCGCTGGTGCTGATCACGGCATGGGAGGCGCTGTTCGAGCGCGCAGACCTGCGGTCGGGCCAATCGATACTGATACATGGCGGCACCGGCGGCGTCGGCCACGTCGCGATCCAGCTCGCGAAGCGGGCAGGCGCCCAGGTCTGCGTCACCGTGGGAAGCCACGACAAGGCCGAGTACGCGCGCCGGCTCGGCGCCGACGAGTCAATCGTCTATTCCGAACGCGACTTCGTGCAGGCGGTGAACGCGTGGACGGACGGGCGTGGTGTGGACGTAGCCCTCGACACGGTCGGCGGCGAGGTCTTCCGCCGCACCATCGAGGCAGTCGCGCATTACGGAGACCTGGTGACGCTGCTCGATCCCGGCGCGGACGTCGCCTGGCGCGAGGCGCGCAACCGCAACCTGCGCGTCGGTTTCGAGTTCATGCTGATACCGATGCTGCGCGGTCTGGCTGACGCGCGCCGGCGGCAGGGCGAGATACTGGATCGCTGCCGTGAATGGTGCGACGAGGGTGTGATGAGCATCGAGGTGGCGCGGACCCTGCCCCTCGAGTGGGCCGCCGAGGCTCACCGGCTCATCGAGCAGGGGCATACCCGGGGCAAGATCGTGCTGGAGATCGCGGACTGATCTCTGTGCAGATCAGGGCGCCGCGCTCCAGCCGCGTGCCGAGGCCAAGGGGCCTCCGGAGCAATGTGCCGCGCGACACTCGCCGCGGTCAGCGGCGGTAGCGCTGCCGCCCGGGGCGAAGGCGCAGCGGCTGGAGTTCTGCAGCGCCATCCGGGTCGTACTGCCGGCTCCAGGCCTTGCTGGATCTGAGGCTCAGGGCGATCGCCGCGCCGACGATACCGCCGACCATGAATGCCATGAGTACCGACTCGATCATTATATCCGTCATTGGTTTGGCCTCCGGGGTATAAACCCGCTGATTCCAGTTCTGGTGCCTCCATATCCGATATCGTCACCTGTCGTATCGGGTTTAATTAAATGCGCCTCGGGCAGGAATCGGTGTCGGTTCACGGTCATGTTTCGGTGGTAGCACATGTAGAGACGTGTGTGTGATTCTGGAGAAGGGTATTGGTATATTTGCAATAAGAAATAACATGTTGAATTTAATTTCTACTGTAGAACGTGATTGATTGCCCTGTGTCCGGGTGGCGCGTATCTTGTCTGCATGAAACTCGACCATCACGAACGCAAACGGAGTGGCCGTGGCGCAACCCTGAGCCCGGACAACCGCTACAGCGCGCGCACCCGCGCCGGGATCGACGATGGCTGGGGTAGCCTCGACGCGACGCTGGAACCACTTGCCACCACGCTGACGGTAGACGCCAGCCGCAGCGTGATCAGCTATAACAGCTCGCCCGATGTCGGCTTCGATCGCTCGATCAATCCCTACCGCGGCTGCGAGCACGGCTGCGTGTATTGCTTTGCGCGGCCCACACACGCCTATCTCGACCTGTCGCCCGGCCTCGACTTCGAGAGCCGGCTGTTTTACAAGCCCGACGCGCCGGAGCTGCTGCGCAAGGAACTGGCCGCATCGCGTTACGAATGCGCGACTATTGCCGTTGGCATCATCACCGATTCCTACCAGCCGGTGGAGCGGCGCCTGGGCCTGACGCGGCGCATCCTTGAGACACTTCTGGAGGTGCGCCACCCGTTCAGCATCGTGACCAAGTCCGCGCTGATCGAGCGCGACCTAGACCTGCTGGCGGAGTCGGCGCGGCTGAACCTGGCCGGTGTCGCCGTGTCGGTGACGACACTGCAACGCGACCTCGCGCGCCGCATGGAGCCGCGCGCGGCCGCGCCGCAGCGCCGGCTGGAGGTGATCCGGAGCCTCAGCGCCGCCGGCGTGCCGGTCACCGTGCTGGTGGCGCCGCTGATCCCGGTGCTGACCGATACCGAACTGGAAGACATCCTCGGCCAGGCGCGGGAGGCGGGCGCACGCGCCGCGGGCTACGTGCTGCTGCGCCTGCCGTACGAACTGAAAGACATGTTCCGCGACTGGCTGCAGGTGAATGAACCGCTCAAGGCGTCCCACGTCATCGGCCGGTTGCAGGACACGCGCGGCGGCAAGGACTATCAGTCGGAGTTCGGCGTGCGCATGCGGGGGACGGGCGAGTACGCCGACATGATCGCGCAGCGCTTCCGTCTCCA
This region includes:
- a CDS encoding K+/H+ antiporter subunit F, which produces MLTAAIYLAYSMLGLALLLNLWRAVRGPTLPDRALALDTMYINTIALLMVLGIHLDDNLYFEAALLIAMMGFVGTAAICKYLLRGDIIE
- a CDS encoding Na+/H+ antiporter subunit G, with amino-acid sequence MWSEALIGFFIVVGASFALIGSIGLARLPDFFSRLHGPTKATTLGVGATLVASSVYFSLRGDGLSLHELLIMFFLFITAPVSAHLLAKAALHLHPPRGGDDAGTEL
- a CDS encoding monovalent cation/H+ antiporter subunit D, translated to MNHLVIAPIVLPLLCGALSLLFVRRREALARIMNLTGCLLLLPVTLWMLLDAGADHYRVYALGGWPAPFGIVLVADRLSALMLVLTSVVGLCSLLYALSGELRANPYFHILFQFQILGLNGAFLTGDLFNLFVFFEILLIASYGLLLQGEGAGAARTRATLHYVVLNLAGSALFLIAVGIIYGVTGTLNMADLARQAAQPDPANASLLRGGALLLLVVFMLKAALLPLYFWLPAAYSAAAAPVAALFAIMTKVGVYAILRIFTLIFGAGAGAAAGVAEPWLLPLAVLTVAMGAIGVLAANRLRLLVSYLIIVSVGTLLAGVGLFSAAGISAALYYLLHTTMITVCLYLLADVIARQRGMGADALVPGTAVGRPALTGAVFFLAAIAVAGMPPLSGFLGKLLILEAALEHRSMPWLWGTLLGGSLLGIVALGRAGSVLFWKSAGRPALTLPVLPLAMAMLPLAASPLLMLFAHPVQEYATATADQMLLPQGYIDAVLGNPAPPLMEHESLEVVP
- a CDS encoding PA0069 family radical SAM protein, which translates into the protein MKLDHHERKRSGRGATLSPDNRYSARTRAGIDDGWGSLDATLEPLATTLTVDASRSVISYNSSPDVGFDRSINPYRGCEHGCVYCFARPTHAYLDLSPGLDFESRLFYKPDAPELLRKELAASRYECATIAVGIITDSYQPVERRLGLTRRILETLLEVRHPFSIVTKSALIERDLDLLAESARLNLAGVAVSVTTLQRDLARRMEPRAAAPQRRLEVIRSLSAAGVPVTVLVAPLIPVLTDTELEDILGQAREAGARAAGYVLLRLPYELKDMFRDWLQVNEPLKASHVIGRLQDTRGGKDYQSEFGVRMRGTGEYADMIAQRFRLHAKKLGYGELPELDCSQFRKPATGPQMSLF
- a CDS encoding rhomboid family intramembrane serine protease, whose amino-acid sequence is MIPLRDDNPTTIRPIVTVGLIAACGMVFLWQFSLGPAGFERTVFGLGLIPAVFYGNASLPSGLELVPPGLTLFTSMFLHGGWMHLIGNMLYLWIFGNNIEDAMGHTRFIVFYLACGVAAALAQATFESTAQIPMVGASGAISGVLGAYLLLYPRARVQVLVPFGIIMHMMSLPALLVLGFWFVLQLINSAAATAGEGGTAWFAHLGGFVAGMVLIPFFKHRRVRFFNPARH
- a CDS encoding zinc-dependent alcohol dehydrogenase family protein, which produces MKVVVMTAEGGPEVLECREIPDPEIGVATQLKVRLRAAGVNPVDAKMRRRGLYFPGALPAVLGCDGAGIVVETGAAVTRFKPGDEVWFCDGGAGGDPGCYAEYKVLDQGVARLKPAALNFNEAAAAPLVLITAWEALFERADLRSGQSILIHGGTGGVGHVAIQLAKRAGAQVCVTVGSHDKAEYARRLGADESIVYSERDFVQAVNAWTDGRGVDVALDTVGGEVFRRTIEAVAHYGDLVTLLDPGADVAWREARNRNLRVGFEFMLIPMLRGLADARRRQGEILDRCREWCDEGVMSIEVARTLPLEWAAEAHRLIEQGHTRGKIVLEIAD
- a CDS encoding Na+/H+ antiporter subunit E, whose translation is MMRRLLPHPLLSATLLVIWLLLANDAGIGNLLLGGILGVLIPLFSNRFWPERPRLARPDRILLLGARLLRDIVVANFIVAGTILRPPRDLAPGFVHYPLELRNEFAITVFASLISLTPGTVSADVSADRRMLLIHALNVTDREALITEIKQRYERPLQEIFPC
- the rimO gene encoding 30S ribosomal protein S12 methylthiotransferase RimO, whose translation is MTRKIPRVGFVSLGCPKATVDSERILTQLRAEGYVVAPSYAAADLVVVNTCGFIDSAVEESLDAIGEALAENGKVIVTGCLGAREDTIRNVHPQVLAVTGPHALDEVMQAVHEHLPPRHDPRTDLVPPQGLRLTPRHYAYLKISEGCNHRCTFCIIPSMRGDLVSRPIGEVMQEAENLVKAGVKELLVIAQDTSAYGVDLRYRTGFWGGRPLRTRFAELARSLGELGVWVRLHYVYPYPHVDEVIPLMADGKLLPYLDIPFQHASPRILKAMKRPAGGEDVLLRLRHWRSICPDIAIRSTFIVGFPGETEQDFEMLLDFLREAQLDRVGCFTYSPVEGAVANALSKPVPEKIKQDRMERFMETQASISAEKLRRRIGQHMSVLIDEAGPDGARARSYADAPEIDGVVHIERAAAIQPGEMIRVAITDSDQHDLYGYPSPP
- a CDS encoding monovalent cation/H+ antiporter subunit A translates to MNLLLIILMPFLGAGLPGLCIRYGRNASAWAAAAVTALALAAAAASMPAVFAGQTSTVTLPWLPALGLNLSLRLDGLSLLFVLLILGIGLLVIMYARYYLSSRDPMGRFYGYMLLFMGSMLGVVLSDNLILLLIFWELTSLSSFLLIGYWRHQAAAREGARMSLAVTGGGGLALLAGILLLGHMTGSYELSVVIASGEMIRAHPLYAPALALILLGAFTKSAQFPLHFWLPHAMAAPTPVSAYLHSATMVKAGIYLIARLYPALSGTDLWFYLVGGAGLLTLLFGAYTALFQHDLKGLLAYSTISHLGLITLLFGLGTDLGAVAGVFHIINHATFKASLFMAAGIIDHECGTRDMRRINGLWNYMPHTATLAMVAAASMAGVPLFNGFLSKEMFFAETLNQELLGSLYWILPAGAVLAGIFAVAYSIRFIHDVFFNGEPVDLPRTPHEPPRYMKIPVEVLVALCLLVGILPVITVVPLLDLATASVLQREVPDYDLAIWHGFTGPFLMSLAALAGGGLIYALRRRIYALHDRLPAVSAKRNYELLLAAVMGGATRSTRALENGSLQRYLTLFIASAVILGVAPYLADGAPAFGASAATPIDGISLVAGLILAAAAIGTAAWHRQRLLALILLSVAGLIVALTFARFSAPDLALTQLSVEVVSIILLLLALFFIPRHAPTGTGAAHRLRDLALATLAGGGVGFACWQLLTREHDSISTYYLQQSVPGGGGSNVVNVILVDFRGFDTLGEITVLAIAAVGIFTLLHGLRPHLPARDPDGRAWSPDRYPLIMATLSRPLLPLALLVSLYLFLRGHNLPGGGFIAGLVTGVALILQYLANGIAWTRERLLLDYYPLIATGILISTGTGLASWMFDRPFLTSAFAHLHLPLIGEVALASALSFDIGVYLAVVGTVMLILARLGEITAPRGTAESPGSEARE
- a CDS encoding Na+/H+ antiporter subunit C produces the protein MEALFATAVGVLTACGVYLLLRARTYPVVLGLTLLSYAVNLFLFASGGLVTGQPPVISADAAGYTDPLPQALVLTAIVIGFGMTAFLVILALRARVELGSDHVDGGESDR